A segment of the Colletotrichum destructivum chromosome 3, complete sequence genome:
AGCTTCGCCTACCTCTTCAGCGAGATGGTCTCGTACGCCCAGCGCAACGTCAAGGACATTTCCGAGCTCGAGCAGCGGTGCGTCTCCTACTCGTCCCTTGGTGGAAAACTCCCCTCATCCCATTCCACCCAACCCCCCCAACTCGCTTCCCGCGAAATATCCAGCTGACTTTGTTCGCCCAGCCTAAACGTCCAGGGCCACTCGATAGGCctcaagctcctcgacctcctcctcttccgcgaACCCCCGCGCACCCAGGTCCGCCCCCTGACAATCATCACCCTACTGCACTTTATCAAACAGTCCTGCTGGCAGCACCTTTTCGGCCGCCAggccgaccgcctcgagaAGTCGGCCGACCCCGCCAAACCCGACGAGTACATGATCATCGACAACGAGCCCCTCGTCAACGCCTACATCAGCGTGCCCCGCGAGATGTCCCAGCTCAACTGCGCCGCCtacgtcgccggcatcgtcgagggcgtttgcgacggcgccggcttccCCGCCCGCGTGAGCGCCCACAACATCGCCGCCCGGGACGAGCACGAGATGTGGCCCGGCAAGACCGTGTTCCTCGTCAAGTTCCGgcccgaggtcctcgagagggagagcTACCTGGGCAAGAGCTGAGTCGGCTTAGATTATGCGACGAGTGATTCAATGGCGTTCAGAGGGGGAGGTGCATGGGCGGCGTTTGGGTGATGAATTGGGGGGCAATCGGTCTACATGATGCTCCCTTTTGTTATTGTGTTTGGGCGAGGCTCGCGAGTCATTTTGAGTCAAATTTTTTGGGCTTCTCCATAGTCGAGAACCCCGAGGCACCAGAGTAGAGCTGTTTCTTTAGACCAACATATGTTAAATTGGCGCCGTGCACGCCGTTTTCGCTACCGGCCTTTCAATTTACAGCTCCTTGACTTTGTCCCTCGTGGCAAGCCTCGGATATACGCATCAGGCCTTTCCCAGAGCCGTCGCGTTTTCTCGTCCCTCAAAATCAATACCAGGGTATCCCATAACGCCAATGAACATCACCTGCCCCAGTAGAGCACCGCCGGGATTATCGCCATCTCCCTCTCTACCGCGGCAACCTCAACCCGCCAGAAGCACCAGCACCGCTGCCCGCCCTCTGGGCCTGCGCCCACccgcccggcggcggtggtccGCGATTCATCAGGCCCGCGAGACCGAGGTCCTTCCATGCCGGTTCGCGCTGCCTCTGCGTCGCCTGGGTGATACCAAACGCCGCGTGCTGGTCCGgcacgacgtcgtcctcgtcctctggGTTgatgggctggtgctggggtGGCACGTAcacctcgtcgtccggcaGTCTCTCCTTGCAGAAGTCCTCGAAcaggtcggcgtcgcgggcgcGGTGCATGTGCACGTACGTGTGGCTCGCGTCTTTGTTCTGTTCGGAAGGGGGCAATGGCGTTAGTTTTCTGAAGAGTGTGGGATGGAAGGGATGGATGCTGTTTTGACAGGGTGGGGGGGCCACGCACCAGTCCCATTTTTCTGCTTGTTCGAGCTCCTTTCCAGAGATTCCTTGTATAGGGCTTCTTGGTGCAGGTGATTTCCGCGATCTTGATATTCGCAGAATACAGGACAGACTTGAcgtgttgatgttgatgttgacgagGGATGTCTGGTTTCTAGCTGCAGCCTTCAAACCCCCACCGCTCGGCTTGTTCCGAGCAGGGGCCACCTTGCATCAGTATTCAGTACGGAGTACTTAGGATCCGACCTTGGTCTTACACGCCTCACCGAAATAAGTctccacttcctcctctcaCCGACGACTTCCAGCTTTCGCTCCGGTCCGCatcttgtcctcgtcccCTCGACCAGAGGCGTCAACAAACCTTGAACTGTCACCTCTTTCACTCTCAAGCATCTACATCTTTAAGTTAGTCTTGATAGCATTGTAGGGCTTTCCGGCCAGTGAATAAACATTATTACACTGGAGTGATGGTTCCGCGATCCTTAGGCACGGAGGACTGTGGCTTGCTTCAAAATCACAACGTGGAGATAACATAAGTACAAGCAAGGTAGCGGAACTCCCGAAATTTCTCAGAAAAACTGAATTAAGACTACTTGTATACCGTATTGGGAATCGTCAGGTAATCGTGTCCTCTCCCCAAGTGCATGCATCAATGCGTTGAAGTGATCACCAGTGTGGCTCTTCTCAGAACCAAAAGCCGGGATACCCACCATCAGGCTCCTCTTGGTCCTCAGAACCCTGGTTGttgccgtcatcctcgtcgtcagcgTTCTCGTCACCCGCGTCGTTGTCATCCGAGTTCTCGTCGCCGGAGTCACCGTCGTCACTGTCATCGATGTCCTCGTCCTGGGGATCATCCTCATTATCGCCATCATTTTCATCACCCTCCTCGTTCTGAGGGTCCTCCTCATTATCGCCGTCCTCATCCTGAGgatcctcgtcggcatcgttgTCAGTGTCATCATTGTTggggtcctcgtcgtcagaGTCATTGCCGACGTCTTCGTCAGAGTCGTCATCCGAGTCACCACCTTCAGACTCATCATCCGAATCGCCGTCCTCCGAATCGCCATCTTCAGAATCGCCGGAGTCGCCGTCATTGTCTTCCTCAACGGGGTCCTCAACGTCagcgtcatcgccgccgttgtgCTCGTCTTCtgggtcctcgtcgacctgtcttggttggtgctgctggagATCCTAGCTTCCGCTACCAGTGTCGCCACGAACGACTACACTGAAAAGTTGTTCGTCCTGGGTCCAGATTCCGTTCATGGCATTGACTACGCAATTGGTTTGCAGCGGATTCATCATGCGGGCGGCAGCCACCCAAGGGTCGATCTCAACCATGTCCCTCAGGGCGCAGACAGACGTAAAACAGGACTGATGATGCTTGGTGCTGCAatcgcccttcttctcgagtTTGAACTTGCTCATGGTGTCCCATTGGCTGAGGGCGCTTTGGCAATCAAGAGGGTTTGGGGCGGAACCCGAACCGCCAGGCTAACCACTTGTCGTCAATCCTCTATTTTCGCAGGGTTGTTGCCACAACGGCAATGGGAAATAGTTTACAGTGGGAGACAACAtgtgagagagggagagggagagggagggagggaaagagagggagggaaagagggggagagaaacTCACGGTGATGCACTTCCAGTTGGTGCCAACGCCCGGAATCATCTTGGAGGCCGGGGACATCCCGTAGTCATGGTCTACGGCCTGAATGTCTTGATGATTGGGCTGTCGAGGCTTGACGCCAATGGGTGAGGCGGCAGCGAGAGCTGCGAGCGACACAGTGacaagagggagggagtgGTAAACCATGCTGGCGGGAGCTCGGCGTCAGTTGCTGGATAGAGATTTGGATCGAGGGCGTCTTGCTTGTAAGGGATGCAATGAGAATCTGTCGTGgttccaaaaaaaaaaaaaaaacaagagagggagagggcaaAGTGCAGATGTTGTTGGGAGATGGGAGATGGAAGATGGAGAGGTCGGAGAGGTCTGGAGGAGGGGTTTATAtgggagaggaagacgggcgacgaggCAATAGATCATTCGGCGTCTCTGGCAGTGGGAAGGAGGTCACTGGCCCGGGAAGATGCTCGTGGAAAGCGGAAGATGTCTCGTTCTTGGAAGATGAAAAGCAAGGAAATGGACAGTACGCCccccgtcctcgtcttcgccgggCGAGAATCACCATCAATGACATCGGAAAGTATGGCGCAGCAGGTCGTCCGCCATCTTTCTCGCTCCTGCCTTTGCAAGTGTCCGATGTCGTTCCGTCACGTCACACCGCCTGACTCCTGAGGCTTCCACTTGTCACCTGCCACTCTTTGTTTGGCTTTCACCGCAGTGGCGGCCGATGCCTTCCTCCCAACGAAGGCAGACGCACGTGATGGACGTCTTCAAGCGGTGCTCCTGGACGCGACAGTCATCGGACTGAGCGATCTGAGTAACAGTCTCGGGTTTCCTCCTGTAAccacctaggtaggtacctatgCCTGGTCTAGGTGCCTTACCCATCGGCCTTACCCTAAGGACGCGATCATGCCATCGTGTCATCTGCGCACGGCGTGCCACCGCACCTCCCCAATACCAACTGAAGGGCCTCGCACTGCAGTAGCAGTTGCCGCGTGTTTCTTTCGTGTTCGTATCAAAGTCAATCAAGTACAGGTGGGTAGGTGCCCAAGGCAACATCCAACATCTATTCGTGAACATTGCCTATGCTCTATCTTTGGACTGCGAGAGAAGCAACCGCGTGGCAGCACGTCGGCAGCCTCAACCGTCTGTCCGCCCGAGTCCTGTGAAGAACCGTGGGTAAATCGTAGATAGGGTAGGGAAACTGTGTACGCCCCTTTTTCCATAGACCGATGGCTACACTCACTGCTGCGGTGCGAAGCTCTGTGGTGGTCAAAAGCACAAGTCAGTTATACCTCATGAAACTGGGCCATGATAACAGAACCATTGGCAAACAATCTTCATGTGACCACAATCTCAGTACCCTTCCAGAAAGGTGTTGTTTGTCTGATTCTGGTGACCCACCAGAACTCCTCCTGGTTTGGGGCTTCTGACTGTGTATCCAGTCTCGATGTCACGGCAAACAGAGACTGACGATCAACCCAAGTCAGCCAACgctttttctcttcccaAGAAGTCTTGTAAAGCATTCCCTTTTGAACGAGCTTGAGCTTGGACTGACCTGCTGTCCATCTTTCAGGCCTGATCCTGTAGGCCGCTCTCCGCCTTCCAGCTGCCCAGGCGTTCATTTAAGCAATGCCATCTTCCACCATGCCTGATTGCTATAGTCTCGATAGCAATGCTATATTCCGCTACTCCGATCTGTCTTTGACTTTAGTCATCTGGGAATCCGTCTTACTTTAACACAATATGTCTCTTTTTTGGTCTAAGGCTGCAGCTAATTCTTTCTCATACATCATCAAGCGTTAAACTCTGCATGTGGCAGCTGCAATTGCCGTGAAGCTTCTAAACGGCAAGCAACAATATGTCTAGATGCCTTACACATGAATAATTCAAATATACAGATTCTAAGTGGTTCGGCTACATTTAGAGATCCCTTTGTCCTTATCTTATTTGCTAGAagctctccttctcctttgGTTTCATTACAAGGGCGACAGAGAGCGTTGTCATCGTAGGATGACAAGGCTTGAAACAGGCAAACAGGGACAGTTGTGTCTACTTTTATACTGTCTACAGAGGCCCATTCTAGGATATATCAAATTATCCTCCCAGCCATCACATTCCAAACACAGGCCCACCACCAACTAGCCACGACAGACTTGCCCCATCACATTCAGCCAATCCCATCCTTATACAGACctctcgcctcgcctcgccttACGGAATCATTTCCCTCCTTTTCCGGTCCTCCTCATCCAGTCTCCGATTCTCTTTCCTAATTTGAAGCGCCGCCCCAGCCCCACTAGCAAtaaggacgacggcgacagcaacagcagcagcggcaccGACGACTCCAGGGTCCATGACTCGGCCGTCCGCCTTGTGTTGATGCTGCCTGTAacttcgacgtcgacgtcgaggccctgcTTAGCGCGCCTCGGAACCTCGGTAATGGTGGTCTGTCTTGTACTTCTGGCGACCTCAGTCTCGGTGGTCGTCTTGCTGAGCGTGATGTGTCCTTCAGATTTGAGTCCTGCGAGGCCTGAGAACATTGGCGGTTGTTGTGAGCATGGTCTTAGCAAGGATCTCTTTTGGTGTAGGAGGAATAGGGGCTATGAGGATAAAAATGGGATGTCGTGGTCTACTCAGAGGTCCGTACTTACAAATATTTCCTCTTGGTATAATCTTTTACTTTGTGCCGTCTGCTTCTTCCAAGTGCGTTCACTTGGCTGATGATGAGGgatctctcctctcttctctctcttcagtCATCAAGACATCCCACTCATATAAACAGCCTTGCAAACAAAGCAGCCCTCGTGCCCAAACAGACACCTGCACACAACACAACGTCCACAAAGGGAAAaatctctccctctctccttttATTTCCATCCTGTTCCATCAGATCCCCATTCTCTGCACAACTGGTCCGTTTTCTGGCTACTCTGTATCAGGCTTCTGTCCTTCTGTCACAGGCGCAACACACGACCTGTTCCAACCTGTGTTTGCCTTGTCTATCTAGTCGCCTGTTTTGTCTTTTAGTTCATCTGCTATTTCATGCCAAGGTCGGGTGGTCTACTGCGCTCTTGTTTTGTTGTTGATCTTGACCCAACAAGACCAATATTCCACGCGTCTCTTCTGTTGCCCAcccagcacacacacatacacacacaaagCCATTGTTTACCTCACTTTGCCTCACCCCACCCGCGCCTTCCCTCAACTGATGGGCGAACACCAACCGACCTATTCACATCACATCTCAGTACTTGGAGTAGCAAAGATAAATGCCAAGCGACAGAAGCACTACTTTTTAAGAGGAGGGAGCCTGCTTTGTCGGTTTTCATCCTCTTTACTTGCCAAGCAACAACTCTCCTTACACACCCAGCGACAACTCACAAGCAGTTTTACTAGTAAGTGAACCATTTTCTGCCAGCCACTTACCTGAGAACTTTCAAGGAACTATAAGCTTCATTCTTACAAACGTCCAGGCTGAAAAGATCACAGTAGAAGATCAAATATCGCTATTTGGTTACTTGATTTTAGTCTGGCGACCGATAACCTGCAACTCCCAATCCAAGACGTTGCAAAATCACACTTGCAACAAAGCGCTCGCGAGAATCCAACAACCCAAACCTCACTTACTTCAACTTGCCCTTTTCATCCCCTATCCAGCATCACTATCCGGTCCGCGACAAACAGCCTTGTGACCATCACGATGGCGGTCCCGTCGGTCCCGTCGGTCCCGTCGAGATTCACGTACCTCCCTGTCCTCCCCTTGTCCTCGACTCCGAACCCGACCCTGGGCCCGACCTTCACCATCCTCGCTCACACCCAGACCGACGCCGCAATCTCTCAGGTCAGATCAACCCTCGTCAGAGCCCCTCGAGCCCCCTCGATGACGACCAACGTCGACCTGGGACCGAGAGTAGCCTCCTACACCGCGATCTACGTCACCACGAGCCCCTCAGCCTCTAGCGCGGCGCCCGAGAAGCCCAGGCTCCGCGACCCCGTCTACGGCGACCTCACCTGGTCCTACATTGTCATTCTCTGCGTCCCCTTCGTCTTCCTGGGCCTCGCCCTGTACACGAACCAccgcgaccgccgccgccgcgtcgccgatgaggacATTGAGATGCAGCCCTACAAGAAGTACTGGTTCCCCTGGCGCGAGCTCGACCCGGGCGAGGTGCCCAACGAGGTGAGTTCATCCAACCCCCCCGTTCCCAGCCCTGACCAtgaacgccgccgcctctctcGCAAGGGAGGCAGACACGCGTGGCACCCCTCCAAGAAGGACCCCATGCCCCCTGTGACCCTCTACGAGAACCCTCCCTCCTGGGGCCGTCGCCACTCGTGGTGGGACGTAGTCGCCTACCCGTCTTGCCCATCCCCCCTGATGCCCGAACGCAAGAGAcaagcagcagccgcagccgctgACCGCCATCGTCGCAACGACCAGATCTACGGCCGAACCGGATCCCGCCGCAACGCCGGCCCGGAGAACGacctcgccagcgccgacaGCTCAGACTCGGACAACGactccaccaccgccaacaccgGCCGCTTCTCCCCAGACATCGAGGCCCCCAAGAACAGCAACAACGGCAGAATCGACGACGTCAGCAACGGtgacaacaccaacaacacgAGCCCGAACCCGTGGAACACCAATATCCCCTCCTACTACGGCGacttccccttccccgtGTCTCCCGTCTCCGTGTCTTCTCCCTCCAAAGACACTGTCGCCGGCCCCAGTTCCAACAACACCAGCGAGACGAAGGCCGAGGCTAAGAttcaggctcaggctcaggctcaggccCAGGCCAAGTCTCCGACCGTGTCCCAGCCCAAGCCCCAGCCTCGGCCTCAGACGAAGGCCCAAACCCCTATCCGGCGCCGCACCGAACGCGTCCGCAGCCGTTTCGActtcccctcttcctcctccgacgaggacgacgccgccgccggccagcccGCCGAGCTCCAGAAGCAGCACTCCTACTACGCCGACCCCCGCACCCGAGCCGGGAAGCAACCCGTCAAGCCCTAGAacggcgatgacggacgAGACCGATCCGACGgccccgcggcggcgccggcgccggcagtGACCCCTACCCCTACCAACAAGAGCAACGCCAGCACTGCCACAGGCGCCAAGGCCAAGTCCGGAGGAGCCAAGTCCAGATCTGAATCTGGATCTGCAGCTGGAGCTGGAACTGCTGGCGCTGCAGCCAAAGCTAAAGCCAAAGCCAAAGCAAACAAACCCCCTAGAGGCCGTGCTGAAtcatccaccaccaccaccgccgccaccgccgcgtcctcctctcAGCAACCGAAGCCGAGCGAAGGcggcccctcctcctccgggGCATCCCGGCCACGCGCATTCACCGCCTCAACGACGGAGGTCCGGCGCCagactcgtcgtcgcgcgtcgtccccgtcttcctcccccAACGAGTGGCCTCGCGCCTGCTCCGGTTACGGTCAAGTGGGCTAGGACAGCGGGCGCCCTGCCTCGATGCTTTccgaggagagagaaaagggggggagggtgggtAAGAGCTGGGGAGTACCTACGAGGGAAAACAAGGTTGGTATGCGTGGGAAAATATCTCCCCACAATGAGGCGGAACTCTCAATCCCTTGGATTATACGCACCCTCGCAAAAACCAGTCTgaacgaggtcgacgtcacCACCCGTCCCCGTGCGGGCGGAAAATTCCCATCATTCGATTTTTCCCCCATCAGGGTTCAACTTGATACCGCCCTCTTTGGCTGAGACAGGTGACATATCCTCCCCCATTGGCCCCGTCCCCAGGTAACAAGACATTTCTCTAACATGCGCGTGTGTGGCTTTCCGTTATAGTTCCCCTCTTGGATCTTGGACGAGAAAtcttgggggagggggggagaccCAGAAACTCTATTTGTCTGTAGGACGAGGCAGAATGCTGCTTCAAACTCTGTTGGAATAGATCGGGAACCGGCACGTAACTCTACCTTTTCGTTTTCGTTGATGGCCCCAGCTTGAACATGGCTGCCGAGGTGGTGACTTTATCTATGGTGAATCTCTGTTGTAGCTCTGTGCACGTGTACGATGTAGACTTGGCCAACACATCGtccgtcgttgtcgtcccTCGtaggagggggaagaagggtcTTCCCCAACAAACGTGCGTCGTTTCATGTCCGTCACTTTGGCCAAAACATAGGTAGAAGGGATGACCCATGCCACATGTCGACAGAAAGACCCAAATCGGGAAGCAGATCGAGAGAGGACTGAGATGGTGCATGTAGCCAGAAATAATGAGGGATCTCCACCCGCCAGCCAGAGCACTTCTCGACTGCGGAAGATCCCCATGAACTCTTTGATTGCTCTTGCCAAGTACCCTAATGCATAGAGTGGCCGTCTAACACAAGCCGGACAGTAAGCCCCCTTTCCCACTCCCAAATATCCTTTTATCCTCTCACAAGCCGCAAGTGGTGACGAAACCGCATGCCTTCTTCACAAACGCTGCAGGCGTGCCTCCCTCGGCCAAAACCCTTGTGCCGAGAAAATGCTGGTGCTGTTCTCCCCAACGAAGAATAGAAAAGTAGGAATTCCCTTGCTCTCTGCGTAGACACAGACGCCGGACCCGTGTTCCGCGTCTAGAAGCCCCAATGCCCTCGAGCGTGTTATGGCCTAGGGATGCTTCTTTTTGCAGAAGGTACTGAATCGAAAAGTGCCGCTGCTCGCTCGCTATTGATTGAATGTCCCTGCAATGACTCCAAAAAACGCCTGGTCGTAATTATGGTGGCCCCTTACCAGAGATTGGTGATACGGGTTgacaaaaagaaacaaaTGGGTTTGGAAACCACCCGGTGTGGCCTTCGGGCGGTCCTGGTGCGAATAAGTCGTTGCATATGATACAAGCTGAAGGGAAAGCGGCTCGAGTGTGCCGGCGTCGGATGCGGTAGTAGTGGTCGAGTAGCCCATGCGAGCATAGCGTGTATAGCAGCGTCGAATAGATGGCGACAGTAGTCGAGTTCCAAGCCACAGACACACGTCTATTACAAAAGACCGTTGTCGAAAATTGTTGCCAGGAAGAGTGGTCCCTTCTTCAATGGTTCTTGTCGTTATCGCCACAGACACACGTCTATTACAAAAGACCGTTGTCGAAAATTGTTGCCAGGAAGAGTGGTCCCTTCTTCAATGGTTCTTGTCGTTATCGCCCCAGATGGGTGCGCCTAAGGGCTTGCTTACGCCGAATccgacaccgacgccgacaccgaTAATAAGAAGGCCGATGGCAACCTTCATGATGATGCGGTTCTTCTTGCTCATGCGAGCCATGCAGGCGCAGGAGCCACGCTCCCTCTTTGcagccttggccttggccttccaATCCTGCTTACCCGGCCATATCGTTGGGCAGTCCTTTGTGGTTGTAATGCTCTTCATGGCGTAGGGGTCGGAGGAGGATGTCGTAGTGATCATGGCCTCGATATCCGTGTCGAAGGGGTTCTCGTTGCGGTAGGACCGCGGGGTAGAAAGGTTGCTTTCGCGAGGCATCTCCAAGCTCTTCTCGGGAGTCGAGGCGACGGGAGTGAGGTTGCCCGACGTCATATTGTCGGAGAGCGGTGCGTACGCCGCCTTTTCAGGGAGGGCGATGGGAGCCGCCGTTTCCTGAGAAACAGCCATCTTTGCGAAAAGGTGAAGCCGACGAACGTGGCTAAATAATGATGTGTGGTTGCTGGGTCGTGTCCAGGACTCAAGAATGATCCAAGCCGATTCGAGGTGTCTGTCCCAAGAAAAGGAGAACAGACAACCGCCAAGACTATAGAGAAAAGAGCCGGGTTAGTCACGGACACGGGCGAGGTTAAAGTATGAAGCCGTAgcggctggtggtggtggtggtggtagatAAGGAGGTGAATCAGGCACAGAGTGGGAATTAAGATCAACAGGATGCAATTGGGGAGGTGTGACGTACATCAGGGGGTAGAGTAGCCAAAGAGGCGGCCTGGTATGGAAGGAATGAAGAGTGACAGCGAGAGCCGGCGGTCAAGTGGTAGTTTCGCAGCCGGGCAATGTCCTGATGTCAACCCACTCCAAAGGGAACACCGCCAGCAGGTAAGGTGACAAGAGAGCAGGCGAACGGGATTGTTGGGGAGCACCGGGTCGGATTGTCTTTCCACTCGAAGGCGGTAGATGGTGCGATGATGCAGTGGTTGGCGGGTCGAAGGAAGCGAGACACGgggaggcgggcgacggaAGGGAGAGATGGACTGAGATTGCGAGAGCagaggttgaagaaggcgagcAAAGggaggagttggaggaggaaggggagggggtgaggCGTAGATGAAGGGTCCGAGAGAAGTACTCGGAGGACCACAGCAGCTGTCGGAAGCTCGATCCAACTTTGTTTTGGGTAGGGACTAGCGAgagtgaaagagagagcgaggGTGACGGAGGTGGAGGATAGTGTAGAGGGCGAAGGAGCGAAGACGGGACGAAGATGGCGAGTTGAAGGGACGTTGAAACCAAAAACCGCAGGCCCGTTTAACAGCGCATTGGTGGACGAGCTTGTTGTACGTGGCAGACGTGTTGCAAAGTTGCACCCTCGACGAGACGACACGGCCAGGAGAAGAGAAGATTGGGACGGACGACGAGAGGGAAAGCGTACGTGCACGGGGGTGTCACGATGGTTTTATtaggcagggcagggcatggcatggcaaggcaaggcaTGGCAATTGTGGTGGATATGGGTGGTGGTCCAGCAGAGACAGATGGGAGACACGCGGAGTAGGGGATAGACAGAGAGTGTGAGCGTATTGTGTTTGTTatgtgtggtgtggtgtgagAGATCGAGTCtgg
Coding sequences within it:
- a CDS encoding Putative transport protein particle (TRAPP) component; this translates as MANLPTTKTIPGKETPGLRYPSNGKTIYHRPLNRTKTAELSQSSFAYLFSEMVSYAQRNVKDISELEQRLNVQGHSIGLKLLDLLLFREPPRTQVRPLTIITLLHFIKQSCWQHLFGRQADRLEKSADPAKPDEYMIIDNEPLVNAYISVPREMSQLNCAAYVAGIVEGVCDGAGFPARVSAHNIAARDEHEMWPGKTVFLVKFRPEVLERESYLGKS